Genomic segment of Saprospiraceae bacterium:
TAAAAAGACATATGAAGATGGCTCTGTATCCTTTTTAGTGTATAAGGATACAAAAGAAAAACACATCCTTTCAATCATTCTTGATGCAGACCCCTCAAAGAATTCAAATTCGAATACCGGCACCCTGCACTATGAAATCCACCTGTACCTACCTGCTGAATTTATTTCATCTATCTGGCAATGTGATGTTGCATCTCATGATTTAAAGCAGGAAACCTACAGTTCATTGACAAAATTTGTAATTAAACCCCCGCCCCGGGTTTAAAATATTTTTATTCATTTCGTTTAATTTCAATTGGAAATCAATTTCGTTTATCAGGGCAAATTGCTCGTTGATTCAACATTTAATTTTTGCAATCAATTGTTAAACTACATCGGCTTGACAAGCGGGATTGCAGCGTTCTATAACTAGAAGAACTCCATTGCAATTAACAGGTCCTGTTGTAATCAGCTATTAAAAATTTAAGGGTTAATAAATACCCATTCGAATTTTTAGTGATGAATTGTCAACTATTAAAAATATAACATGAAGTCATTTTATAAACTATTCATCTTCTTTTTTTCAATTACTGGCATTGTAGCAAATGCACAACACATTCAATTTTTGAATGCACAGAACATGCACCCAATCCCACAGGTTCATATTAAACTAGAACCCGGATTGCAAGAACTCACATCAGATCCAAGTGGTATTCTAAGTATATCCAATGATCTAGAATTTACAAGGATTCATTGCATGCACCCGGACTTTGAAAGTTTATTCCTTTCAAAAGAAGAACTTGCACAAAATGGGTTTGTCGTTTTACTAAAATCCAGAACAAATCTTTTGGACGAGGTTTTGGTGGCCGCAACCAGAACGGATCGAACCCGTTCGGATTTATCTGTGCAAACCTTGCAACTGAAACGTTCTGAAATAGATTTTCAGTTACCTTCTACTACAGCAGATCTTCTTGAATCAACCGGATCGATTATGGTTCAAAAAAGTCAGCAAGGCGGTGGCAGTCCGGTCATGCGGGGATTTGAAGCCAATAAAATATTATTGGTTATTGATGGCGTCCGTATGAACAATGCCATTTATCGGGGCGGACATCTTCAAAATATTATCACAGTGGATCCATTGCTTTTAGAAAAAGCAGAACTTGTTTTTGGACCTTCTTCAGTTATTTATGGAAGCGATGCTTTGGGCGGAGTCATTCATCTGATTACCCGAAATGCACAATTTAGAAATCAAACCAATTCGATGATTTCAGGAAATGCCCTGGTAAAATATGCAACAGCAAATCAAGAAAAAACGACCAGTCTCGGCTTGAATCTTACTTCTGGAAAATGGGCTTCCTATACTGGTTTTGGCTATTCTGATTTTGGTGATTTAAGACAAGGAGCCGTTCGGGATCCGTTTTATGGAAATTGGGGAAAACGCCTGTCGTATGCAGAACGAATTAATGGACGGGACAGTATGATAGTAAATGACAATCCAAGCATACAAAAACAAAGCGGCTATACACAGTATAATTTCCTTCAAAAAATTGCATGGAAACCAACTGAAACCACACAACATAAATTAAACATCCAATGGTCGAGTTCTTCAGATATTCCAAGATATGATCGTTTGACAGAAACGGACGGCAATGGAATTTTACGAAGTGCTGAATGGTATTATGGTCCGCAAGACAGACTATTAATTGCATATCAACTTAATAAATCGGGTAATTATAAATTCTTTGATGAGGTTCAACTAATCCCTGCATTTCAAAAAATTGAAGAAAGCCGTCATAATAGGAATTTTAACAGCAATAATTTAAATCATCGAATCGAACAAGT
This window contains:
- a CDS encoding TonB-dependent receptor — protein: MKSFYKLFIFFFSITGIVANAQHIQFLNAQNMHPIPQVHIKLEPGLQELTSDPSGILSISNDLEFTRIHCMHPDFESLFLSKEELAQNGFVVLLKSRTNLLDEVLVAATRTDRTRSDLSVQTLQLKRSEIDFQLPSTTADLLESTGSIMVQKSQQGGGSPVMRGFEANKILLVIDGVRMNNAIYRGGHLQNIITVDPLLLEKAELVFGPSSVIYGSDALGGVIHLITRNAQFRNQTNSMISGNALVKYATANQEKTTSLGLNLTSGKWASYTGFGYSDFGDLRQGAVRDPFYGNWGKRLSYAERINGRDSMIVNDNPSIQKQSGYTQYNFLQKIAWKPTETTQHKLNIQWSSSSDIPRYDRLTETDGNGILRSAEWYYGPQDRLLIAYQLNKSGNYKFFDEVQLIPAFQKIEESRHNRNFNSNNLNHRIEQVTIGSINLDFTKNWKRQIFQYGLESNFNDVKSTANRQNIQSGVITGLDTRYPDGGSQTSHHGLYVSHQWKPVERLIVHSGLRFNYYTLQSEFKDSSFFHLPFNTVEQKHTAFNGSFGIVYKPCNKFQLQANLSSGFRSPNVDDLVKVFESSAGRLIVPNPDLTPEQVVSLDLGIRKEFMKGSSFTVNGFYTWYQDVITVQSAQYNGQDSIDYLGTLSKVFTQANAGKAFIYGMNGALNLKLSNQWNFSSVLNYSFGRIKTDTTDYPLDHISPLTGKTALTWKNHKWSVEAAAMYNGWKRLKNYNKIGEDNLIYASSYGSPSWTILHINAQYALTEKLNIQLGLENILDTYYRVFSSGISGAGRNLVVACRYKI